From the genome of Alosa sapidissima isolate fAloSap1 chromosome 14, fAloSap1.pri, whole genome shotgun sequence, one region includes:
- the scube2 gene encoding signal peptide, CUB and EGF-like domain-containing protein 2 isoform X4, with protein sequence MGAICIARDFCLFLLLLNTRQSAALPHNRDTDQCADGSDGCHIDAICQNTQASYKCTCKAGFKGDGKHCEDIDECDIEHNGGCVHECHNIPGNYRCTCHDGFNLAHDGHNCLDVDECLFNNGGCQHVCVNTMGSYECRCKEGFFLSDNQHTCIHRSVEGLSCMNKDHGCAHICKETPKGGVACECRPGFELAKNQRGCILTCNHGNGGCQHTCEDTEQGPICRCHGRYALLSDGRSCTEKDEAAIDPAEHNATTLAEVDKRVKRRLLMETCAVNNGGCDCDCKDTSTGVRCSCPVGFTLQPDGKSCKDIDECELHNGGCDHFCRNTIGSYECSCHKGFKLLTDERSCQDIDECYFERTCGHTCVNSPGSFQCICNKGYTLYGLAHCGDINECSMNNGGCQHRCENTMGGFECHCSPGYKLHWNKKDCIAESCDLGCVRRRSEKRLRKTIRTLRKSINREQFHLHFAGSEYEMGKKVAPAAAAAAVSPLRPVDLQDHCGTGQMLVNRKCVSCSVGTFYDGEQARCVLCPAGTYQDEEGQVSCEPCPGPDGRVTPRTVGARNVSQCGGQCSPGQYSRDGFVPCVPCPLGTYQPEVGRTFCFPCGGSLITKHNGATSFQNCETKVQCSPGHYYNTSTHRCIRCPTGTYQGEFGQNYCVACPGNTTTDFDGSTSIMQCKNRQCGGVLGNYTGYIESPNYPGNYPANIECNWTITPPPKRRILIVVPEIFLPIEDECGDYLVMRKTHLPNSVTTYETCQTYERPIAFTSRSKKLWIQFKSNEGNSGKGFQVPYVTYDEDYQELIEDIVRDGRLYASENHQEILKDKKLMKALFDVLAHPQNFFNYTAQESREMFPKSFIRFLRSKVLRFLRP encoded by the exons ATGGGAGCTATTTGTATTGCCCGGgacttctgtttgtttttgctcTTGTTAAATACTCGTCAAAGCGCAGCGCTTCCTCACAATCGTG aTACGGACCAGTGTGCAGATGGAAGTGATGGCTGTCACATTGACGCAATTTGCCAAAATACCCAAGCTTCATATAAGTGCACGTGTAAAGCAGGGTTTAAAGGGGACGGTAAACATTGTGAAG ACATTGATGAATGCGATATTGAACACAATGGTGGCTGTGTACATGAATGTCACAACATACCAGGGAATTATCGATGCACTTGCCACGATGGATTCAATTTAGCACACGATGGTCATAACTGTCTAG ATGTGGACGAATGTCTGTTCAACAACGGCGgctgtcagcatgtgtgtgtcaacacCATGGGCAGCTATGAGTGCCGCTGTAAAGAAGGCTTCTTCCTCAGTGACAACCAGCACACCTGCATCCATCggtctgtgg AGGGTTTGAGCTGCATGAATAAGGACCATGGCTGTGCCCACATCTGCAAAGAGACACCCAAGGGTGGAGTGGCGTGCGAGTGTCGGCCAGGCTTTGAGCTGGCCAAGAACCAGAGAGGATGCATCT TGACCTGTAACCATGGCAACGGGGGTTGCCAGCACACTTGCGAGGACACAGAGCAGGGGCCGATCTGCAGGTGTCACGGCAGGTACGCGCTGCTCTCCGACGGGAGATCCTGCACAG AAAAGGACGAGGCTGCCATTGACCCTGCTGAGCACAATGCTACGACCCTGGCAGAAGTGGATAAACGAGTCAAAAGGCGACTGCTTATGG AGACGTGTGCGGTGAATAACGGGGGCTGTGACTGCGACTGTAAGGACACGTCCACAGGGGTCCGCTGTAGCTGCCCTGTCGGCTTTACTCTGCAACCTGACGGCAAGTCCTGCAAAG ACATCGATGAGTGTGAGCTCCACAACGGCGGATGCGACCACTTCTGCAGGAACACCATCGGCAGCTACGAGTGCAGCTGCCACAAGGGCTTCAAGCTGCTGACGGACGAGCGGTCCTGTCAGG ATATCGACGAGTGCTATTTTGAAAGGACCTGTGGCCACACGTGTGTCAACTCACCCGGGAGCTTTCAGTGCATATGTAACAAAGGCTACACTCTGTACGGGTTGGCCCATTGTGGAG acATAAATGAGTGCAGCATGAACAACGGTGGTTGTCAGCACCGCTGTGAGAACACCATGGGCGGATTTGAGTGCCACTGCTCCCCCGGCTACAAACTCCACTGGAACAAAAAGGACTGTATTG CAGAGAGCTGTGACCTGGGCTGTGTCCGGCGGCGCTCGGAGAAGAGGCTTCGCAAGACCATCCGCACCCTGCGCAAGTCCATCAACCGCGAGCAGTTCCACCTGCACTTCGCCGGCTCCGAGTACGAGATGGGCAAGAAGGTGGCGCCGGCAGCGGCAGCTGCGGCGGTGTCACCGCTGCGACCCGTGGACCTGCAGGATCACTGTGGCACTGGCCAGATGCTGGTCAACAGGAAGTGCG TGAGCTGTAGTGTGGGCACCTTCTACGATGGCGAGCAGGCCCGCTGTGTTCTGTGTCCCGCTGGAACGTACCAGGATGAGGAAGGGCAGGTGTCGTGTGAACCGTGCCCAGGCCCAGATGGGAGGGTCACTCCTAGAACCGTGGGGGCTCGGAACGTCTCACAGTGCGGCG gtcAGTGTTCCCCAGGGCAGTACTCCCGCGACGGCTTCGTGCCATGCGTCCCATGCCCACTGGGCACCTACCAGCCTGAAGTGGGCCGCACCTTCTGCTTCCCCTGCGGAGGAAGCCTCATCACCAAGCACAACGGAGCCACATCCTTCCAGAACTGCGAGACCAAGG TCCAGTGCTCTCCAGGGCACTACTACAACACCAGTACGCATCGCTGTATCCGCTGCCCCACGGGCACCTACCAGGGGGAGTTCGGCCAGAACTACTGTGTGGCCTGTCCGGGAAACACCACCACCGACTTCGATGGGTCCACGAGCATCATGCAGTGCAAAA ACAGACAGTGTGGAGGAGTGTTGGGGAATTACACCGGCTATATAGAGTCTCCCAACTACCCGGGGAACTACCCGGCCAACATCGAGTGCAACTGGACCATCACGCCTCCCCCCAAGCGTCGCATCCTGATCGTGGTGCCCGAGATCTTCCTCCCCATCGAGGACGAATGTGGCGACTACCTGGTCATGAGAAAAACAC ATCTCCCAAACTCAGTGACGACGTACGAGACATGTCAGACGTATGAGCGCCCGATTGCCTTCACCTCCCGCTCCAAGAAGCTGTGGATCCAGTTCAAGTCCAACGAAGGGAACAGTGGGAAGGGCTTCCAGGTTCCTTATGTGACATACGATG AGGATTACCAGGAGCTGATTGAAGACATAGTGAGAGATGGAAGGTTATACGCGTCTGAGAATCACCAAGAAATTCTAAAg GACAAGAAACTTATGAAGGCCCTGTTTGATGTCCTTGCGCATCCACAAAACTTCTTCAACTACACTGCCCAGGAGTCAAGGGAAATGTTCCCCAAATCCTTCATCCGATTTTTGCGCTCCAAGGTTCTGCGTTTTTTGCGGCCCTAA
- the scube2 gene encoding signal peptide, CUB and EGF-like domain-containing protein 2 isoform X5 — MGAICIARDFCLFLLLLNTRQSAALPHNRDTDQCADGSDGCHIDAICQNTQASYKCTCKAGFKGDGKHCEDIDECDIEHNGGCVHECHNIPGNYRCTCHDGFNLAHDGHNCLDVDECLFNNGGCQHVCVNTMGSYECRCKEGFFLSDNQHTCIHRSVEGLSCMNKDHGCAHICKETPKGGVACECRPGFELAKNQRGCILTCNHGNGGCQHTCEDTEQGPICRCHGRYALLSDGRSCTEKDEAAIDPAEHNATTLAEVDKRVKRRLLMETCAVNNGGCDCDCKDTSTGVRCSCPVGFTLQPDGKSCKDIDECELHNGGCDHFCRNTIGSYECSCHKGFKLLTDERSCQDIDECYFERTCGHTCVNSPGSFQCICNKGYTLYGLAHCGDINECSMNNGGCQHRCENTMGGFECHCSPGYKLHWNKKDCIESCDLGCVRRRSEKRLRKTIRTLRKSINREQFHLHFAGSEYEMGKKVAPAAAAAAVSPLRPVDLQDHCGTGQMLVNRKCVSCSVGTFYDGEQARCVLCPAGTYQDEEGQVSCEPCPGPDGRVTPRTVGARNVSQCGGQCSPGQYSRDGFVPCVPCPLGTYQPEVGRTFCFPCGGSLITKHNGATSFQNCETKVQCSPGHYYNTSTHRCIRCPTGTYQGEFGQNYCVACPGNTTTDFDGSTSIMQCKNRQCGGVLGNYTGYIESPNYPGNYPANIECNWTITPPPKRRILIVVPEIFLPIEDECGDYLVMRKTHLPNSVTTYETCQTYERPIAFTSRSKKLWIQFKSNEGNSGKGFQVPYVTYDEDYQELIEDIVRDGRLYASENHQEILKDKKLMKALFDVLAHPQNFFNYTAQESREMFPKSFIRFLRSKVLRFLRP, encoded by the exons ATGGGAGCTATTTGTATTGCCCGGgacttctgtttgtttttgctcTTGTTAAATACTCGTCAAAGCGCAGCGCTTCCTCACAATCGTG aTACGGACCAGTGTGCAGATGGAAGTGATGGCTGTCACATTGACGCAATTTGCCAAAATACCCAAGCTTCATATAAGTGCACGTGTAAAGCAGGGTTTAAAGGGGACGGTAAACATTGTGAAG ACATTGATGAATGCGATATTGAACACAATGGTGGCTGTGTACATGAATGTCACAACATACCAGGGAATTATCGATGCACTTGCCACGATGGATTCAATTTAGCACACGATGGTCATAACTGTCTAG ATGTGGACGAATGTCTGTTCAACAACGGCGgctgtcagcatgtgtgtgtcaacacCATGGGCAGCTATGAGTGCCGCTGTAAAGAAGGCTTCTTCCTCAGTGACAACCAGCACACCTGCATCCATCggtctgtgg AGGGTTTGAGCTGCATGAATAAGGACCATGGCTGTGCCCACATCTGCAAAGAGACACCCAAGGGTGGAGTGGCGTGCGAGTGTCGGCCAGGCTTTGAGCTGGCCAAGAACCAGAGAGGATGCATCT TGACCTGTAACCATGGCAACGGGGGTTGCCAGCACACTTGCGAGGACACAGAGCAGGGGCCGATCTGCAGGTGTCACGGCAGGTACGCGCTGCTCTCCGACGGGAGATCCTGCACAG AAAAGGACGAGGCTGCCATTGACCCTGCTGAGCACAATGCTACGACCCTGGCAGAAGTGGATAAACGAGTCAAAAGGCGACTGCTTATGG AGACGTGTGCGGTGAATAACGGGGGCTGTGACTGCGACTGTAAGGACACGTCCACAGGGGTCCGCTGTAGCTGCCCTGTCGGCTTTACTCTGCAACCTGACGGCAAGTCCTGCAAAG ACATCGATGAGTGTGAGCTCCACAACGGCGGATGCGACCACTTCTGCAGGAACACCATCGGCAGCTACGAGTGCAGCTGCCACAAGGGCTTCAAGCTGCTGACGGACGAGCGGTCCTGTCAGG ATATCGACGAGTGCTATTTTGAAAGGACCTGTGGCCACACGTGTGTCAACTCACCCGGGAGCTTTCAGTGCATATGTAACAAAGGCTACACTCTGTACGGGTTGGCCCATTGTGGAG acATAAATGAGTGCAGCATGAACAACGGTGGTTGTCAGCACCGCTGTGAGAACACCATGGGCGGATTTGAGTGCCACTGCTCCCCCGGCTACAAACTCCACTGGAACAAAAAGGACTGTATTG AGAGCTGTGACCTGGGCTGTGTCCGGCGGCGCTCGGAGAAGAGGCTTCGCAAGACCATCCGCACCCTGCGCAAGTCCATCAACCGCGAGCAGTTCCACCTGCACTTCGCCGGCTCCGAGTACGAGATGGGCAAGAAGGTGGCGCCGGCAGCGGCAGCTGCGGCGGTGTCACCGCTGCGACCCGTGGACCTGCAGGATCACTGTGGCACTGGCCAGATGCTGGTCAACAGGAAGTGCG TGAGCTGTAGTGTGGGCACCTTCTACGATGGCGAGCAGGCCCGCTGTGTTCTGTGTCCCGCTGGAACGTACCAGGATGAGGAAGGGCAGGTGTCGTGTGAACCGTGCCCAGGCCCAGATGGGAGGGTCACTCCTAGAACCGTGGGGGCTCGGAACGTCTCACAGTGCGGCG gtcAGTGTTCCCCAGGGCAGTACTCCCGCGACGGCTTCGTGCCATGCGTCCCATGCCCACTGGGCACCTACCAGCCTGAAGTGGGCCGCACCTTCTGCTTCCCCTGCGGAGGAAGCCTCATCACCAAGCACAACGGAGCCACATCCTTCCAGAACTGCGAGACCAAGG TCCAGTGCTCTCCAGGGCACTACTACAACACCAGTACGCATCGCTGTATCCGCTGCCCCACGGGCACCTACCAGGGGGAGTTCGGCCAGAACTACTGTGTGGCCTGTCCGGGAAACACCACCACCGACTTCGATGGGTCCACGAGCATCATGCAGTGCAAAA ACAGACAGTGTGGAGGAGTGTTGGGGAATTACACCGGCTATATAGAGTCTCCCAACTACCCGGGGAACTACCCGGCCAACATCGAGTGCAACTGGACCATCACGCCTCCCCCCAAGCGTCGCATCCTGATCGTGGTGCCCGAGATCTTCCTCCCCATCGAGGACGAATGTGGCGACTACCTGGTCATGAGAAAAACAC ATCTCCCAAACTCAGTGACGACGTACGAGACATGTCAGACGTATGAGCGCCCGATTGCCTTCACCTCCCGCTCCAAGAAGCTGTGGATCCAGTTCAAGTCCAACGAAGGGAACAGTGGGAAGGGCTTCCAGGTTCCTTATGTGACATACGATG AGGATTACCAGGAGCTGATTGAAGACATAGTGAGAGATGGAAGGTTATACGCGTCTGAGAATCACCAAGAAATTCTAAAg GACAAGAAACTTATGAAGGCCCTGTTTGATGTCCTTGCGCATCCACAAAACTTCTTCAACTACACTGCCCAGGAGTCAAGGGAAATGTTCCCCAAATCCTTCATCCGATTTTTGCGCTCCAAGGTTCTGCGTTTTTTGCGGCCCTAA